In Streptococcus uberis, a single window of DNA contains:
- the ftsX gene encoding permease-like cell division protein FtsX, producing MIRNFFRHIWESIKNLKRNIWMTIAAVSSVAITLTLVGIFAATLLNIDRVASGVQNNIRINTYLPVDSTDTAKVVQTVEGKQVDNEKYHKIYDNIKKIKGVDKIIFSSKDEQLKKLQDTMGDVWKMYDQDTNPLQDIYIVETEEPSQVKQVSKAIKSLDGVEDVDYGGINSDKLFKFSSFIKTWGLAGTGLLLLVAVFLISNTIRMTIMSRQRDIEIMRLVGAKNSYIRGPFFFEGAWVGFLGAIIPSLIIYYLYEYAYRQFTPQLQLNGLSMYPVNYYLYILIAVLFIIGIIIGSLGSVLSMRRYLKF from the coding sequence ATGATTAGAAATTTTTTCCGTCATATTTGGGAATCTATTAAGAATCTCAAACGAAATATTTGGATGACAATTGCGGCAGTAAGTTCGGTTGCGATTACCTTAACATTAGTTGGTATTTTTGCAGCAACTTTATTAAATATTGACCGTGTTGCATCTGGTGTACAAAATAATATTCGAATCAATACCTATCTACCCGTTGACTCGACTGATACTGCGAAAGTGGTTCAGACAGTTGAAGGTAAACAAGTTGATAACGAAAAATACCATAAGATATACGATAATATTAAAAAAATCAAGGGAGTTGATAAAATCATCTTTTCAAGTAAAGATGAGCAGTTGAAAAAACTCCAAGATACTATGGGAGATGTCTGGAAAATGTACGACCAAGACACCAACCCTTTACAAGATATTTATATTGTTGAAACAGAAGAGCCGTCTCAGGTCAAACAAGTTAGCAAAGCCATTAAATCGCTTGATGGTGTTGAAGATGTCGACTACGGAGGTATAAATTCCGATAAGCTCTTTAAATTCTCATCATTTATTAAGACATGGGGATTAGCAGGTACAGGTCTATTACTCTTAGTTGCGGTGTTCTTGATTTCCAATACCATTCGAATGACCATTATGAGTCGTCAAAGAGATATTGAAATCATGCGATTGGTAGGAGCAAAAAATTCTTATATTCGTGGTCCTTTCTTCTTTGAAGGCGCTTGGGTTGGTTTCTTAGGTGCTATCATCCCTTCTTTAATTATTTATTATCTTTATGAGTATGCTTACCGTCAATTTACCCCACAATTACAATTAAATGGTTTATCCATGTATCCAGTTAACTATTATTTGTATATATTAATTGCTGTATTATTTATTATTGGTATTATCATTGGTTCGTTGGGGTCAGTTTTATCCATGAGACGGTATTTGAAGTTTTAA
- a CDS encoding MBL fold metallo-hydrolase yields MKIITILNDIASENTYILVNQESVIVIDPGSNAKKILKTIQDEKKPVSAILLTHTHYDHIMSLDLVRKTFENPPVYVSSKEASWLYSPKDNLSGHIRHNDIPDIITTPAENLFQYQKDYHIGGFTFAVRETPGHSIGGVSIIFNKEEVIFSGDALFKESIGRYDLPTGNYQQLIDSIKNQLFTLPNPFTVYPGHGQKTSIGHEKNVNPFLK; encoded by the coding sequence ATGAAAATAATAACTATTTTAAATGATATTGCCAGCGAAAATACTTATATTCTTGTTAATCAGGAATCTGTCATTGTTATCGATCCAGGAAGCAATGCAAAGAAAATCTTAAAAACGATTCAAGACGAAAAGAAACCTGTTTCTGCGATCTTATTAACACATACGCATTATGACCATATCATGAGCCTAGACCTTGTTCGAAAAACATTTGAAAATCCACCTGTCTATGTTTCTAGCAAAGAAGCATCTTGGTTGTATAGCCCTAAGGATAATCTCTCGGGACATATCAGACACAATGATATTCCAGATATCATCACTACTCCTGCTGAAAATCTGTTTCAATATCAGAAAGACTATCATATTGGAGGTTTTACCTTTGCTGTTAGAGAAACACCAGGGCACTCCATTGGTGGTGTTTCCATCATTTTTAATAAAGAAGAAGTCATTTTCTCCGGTGATGCCCTCTTTAAAGAAAGCATCGGAAGGTATGACCTACCAACAGGCAATTACCAACAACTAATAGATTCCATTAAGAATCAACTTTTCACCTTGCCAAATCCTTTCACTGTTTACCCAGGACATGGACAAAAAACAAGCATCGGACACGAGAAAAATGTGAATCCTTTCCTAAAATAA
- a CDS encoding alpha/beta hydrolase has translation MKGQNLLIETHFLALPYADEKRRIRVLLPTEYHDQPHANYPVLYMHDGQNLFFDHESYSGKSWGVIDSLTNPDFPPMIVVGIDHAEAFRVPEYAPWPVKNVLHLNHPSYKGDGKAYAQWFINQLKPFIDEHYRTKADVKNTFLAGSSMGGLITAYMASAYPNVFGGIGIFSMASWINEEAFLEFCSHHPLPQDISVFIQVGTNEGDPVGERGGSEKNQLYITNSLNYYNLLIKQGLPIDQIDFHIIANAHHTESVWASYFPNFLKHLFN, from the coding sequence ATGAAAGGTCAAAATCTTTTGATAGAAACACACTTTTTAGCATTGCCCTATGCTGATGAAAAACGTCGTATCAGAGTACTTTTACCCACAGAGTATCACGACCAACCACATGCTAACTACCCTGTTCTTTATATGCATGATGGACAAAATCTTTTTTTCGATCATGAATCCTATTCAGGAAAGTCCTGGGGAGTTATCGATAGTTTAACAAACCCTGATTTTCCTCCAATGATAGTTGTAGGCATTGATCATGCAGAAGCCTTTCGGGTCCCTGAATATGCACCATGGCCGGTAAAGAATGTCTTGCATCTTAACCATCCAAGTTATAAAGGTGATGGGAAAGCATATGCTCAATGGTTCATCAATCAGCTCAAACCATTTATTGATGAGCATTACCGAACTAAAGCAGATGTCAAAAATACATTTTTAGCAGGTTCTTCAATGGGGGGGCTAATTACTGCGTACATGGCTAGTGCATACCCAAATGTCTTTGGAGGTATCGGTATTTTTTCAATGGCATCTTGGATTAATGAAGAAGCATTTTTAGAATTTTGTAGTCATCATCCCTTGCCTCAGGATATATCTGTTTTTATCCAAGTTGGTACCAATGAAGGAGACCCTGTTGGAGAAAGGGGCGGTTCTGAAAAAAATCAATTGTATATTACTAATAGTTTAAATTATTACAACCTCCTGATTAAACAAGGTCTACCAATTGACCAAATAGACTTTCATATTATTGCAAATGCACACCACACGGAAAGTGTCTGGGCAAGCTATTTTCCTAATTTTTTAAAACATCTCTTTAATTAA
- a CDS encoding bifunctional DnaQ family exonuclease/ATP-dependent helicase gives MIKEFEKKYAVIDLEATNAGSTASIIQVGIVILQGGEIRETFQTDVNPHEPLSEHIKSLTGISDEQLSKAPDFSQVAKTIYDLIHDCIFVAHNVKFDANLLAESLFFEGFELRTARIDTVELAQVFYPTFEKYNLSVLSSELGLDLSDAHTAIADAIATAKLFLKLQEKISQIPLETLEGLADLSDNLIFETGQMIRDALIEAKPYDERIYEKVNHIVLRRREQVHTPLKLSQDFAINTALLGLDNRPLQNDFAHLVESHFTDQRASFIQAQAGIGKSYGYLLPLIARAEDKQILISVPTKILQDQMMAKELKSIEEAFHVDCHSIKGPANYIKLDRFYQSLQKVDDNRLVNRYKMQLLVWLLETKTGDLDEIKQKQRFAAYFEMINHDGDLLLTSPFSSYDFWQRSYEKAKRASVLLTNHAYFLHRVEDDKAFAKGKIVVFDEAQNLIIQLDQLARKQLNLTQFLQDLQGHIEASPSLLQKRLLEGLSFELEEMANHFYLGKEKEAKHDQIERIQKILSELDSSLFQEIRDIFRYEDGDYWISSEKNDEKRFTYLNSSSKQFTDFKQFLPDTLKTYFISATLHISSQVTLAQLLGYEDYLFATIAKEKSQQQLVILDKDMPQINQIDDETYAYEIAERLARLLVLQKPILVLFNSRKHMLMVSDLLDQSHISHLTQEKNGTAYNVKKRFDRGEQKLLLGMGSFWEGVDFFHADRMIEVITRLPFDNPQDLFVKRMNTYLIDQGKKPFNDYFLPMTLLKLKQAIGRTMRRENQKSAVLILDNRILTQHYGQFIYDSLHEEFLTTYENFDNSMVEMSQFLI, from the coding sequence ATGATCAAGGAATTCGAAAAAAAATATGCCGTCATTGATTTAGAGGCGACAAATGCTGGTTCAACAGCTAGTATCATTCAAGTTGGAATTGTTATCTTACAAGGAGGGGAAATAAGAGAAACCTTCCAAACAGATGTCAATCCGCATGAGCCTTTATCTGAACATATTAAATCACTTACTGGTATTAGTGATGAGCAACTTTCTAAAGCACCAGATTTTTCTCAAGTAGCTAAAACAATTTACGATTTGATTCATGATTGTATTTTTGTGGCTCATAATGTCAAATTTGATGCAAATCTTTTAGCAGAATCTCTTTTTTTTGAGGGGTTCGAATTAAGAACAGCCAGAATTGACACCGTAGAATTGGCACAAGTGTTCTATCCAACTTTTGAAAAATACAATCTATCTGTTTTATCAAGTGAATTGGGTCTGGACTTGTCTGATGCTCACACAGCAATAGCTGATGCTATCGCGACAGCCAAGTTATTTCTCAAATTACAAGAAAAAATAAGTCAGATCCCTTTAGAAACCTTAGAAGGCTTAGCCGATTTATCAGATAATCTGATTTTTGAAACGGGGCAGATGATTAGGGATGCCTTAATAGAGGCAAAACCATATGATGAAAGAATTTACGAAAAGGTTAATCATATTGTCCTTCGAAGAAGAGAGCAAGTTCATACGCCATTAAAATTATCACAAGATTTTGCCATTAATACTGCTCTTTTAGGTTTGGACAATAGACCTTTGCAGAATGATTTTGCCCATCTGGTTGAATCACATTTTACGGATCAGAGAGCCAGCTTTATCCAAGCTCAAGCGGGAATTGGTAAAAGTTACGGCTATCTTCTACCCTTAATTGCTAGGGCAGAGGACAAGCAAATTCTCATTAGCGTCCCCACAAAAATACTCCAAGACCAAATGATGGCTAAGGAGCTAAAAAGCATTGAGGAAGCCTTTCATGTTGATTGTCATTCGATTAAAGGGCCGGCTAACTATATCAAGCTAGACCGTTTTTATCAAAGTCTTCAAAAGGTCGATGACAACCGTTTGGTAAATCGGTATAAAATGCAACTTCTTGTTTGGCTCTTGGAAACGAAGACTGGTGATCTCGATGAAATCAAACAAAAACAACGATTTGCTGCCTATTTTGAAATGATAAATCATGATGGTGATTTGCTTCTGACTTCACCTTTTTCTTCTTATGATTTTTGGCAACGGAGTTATGAAAAAGCAAAGCGAGCTAGTGTATTATTAACCAATCATGCTTATTTTTTACATCGTGTCGAGGATGATAAGGCTTTCGCTAAGGGAAAAATTGTGGTCTTTGATGAAGCTCAAAACTTAATCATCCAACTAGATCAGTTAGCGCGTAAGCAACTTAATCTAACACAGTTTTTACAGGACTTACAAGGTCATATTGAAGCTTCACCAAGTCTCCTACAAAAACGCTTATTAGAAGGTCTGTCTTTTGAATTAGAAGAAATGGCTAACCATTTTTATTTGGGAAAGGAAAAGGAAGCCAAACATGACCAGATTGAGAGAATTCAAAAAATACTCTCGGAATTAGATTCTAGTTTATTTCAAGAGATAAGGGATATTTTCAGATATGAAGATGGAGATTATTGGATTAGTAGTGAAAAAAATGACGAAAAACGCTTTACCTATTTAAATAGCAGTAGTAAACAGTTTACAGATTTTAAACAGTTTTTACCAGATACCCTTAAAACCTATTTTATTTCAGCTACTCTACACATAAGTTCTCAAGTCACTTTAGCACAACTATTGGGTTATGAAGATTATCTTTTTGCCACTATTGCCAAAGAAAAGTCACAGCAACAATTGGTGATTTTAGACAAAGATATGCCCCAAATTAATCAAATAGATGACGAGACCTATGCTTATGAAATTGCTGAGCGTTTAGCCAGATTACTTGTGCTTCAAAAACCGATTCTCGTGCTATTTAATTCCCGAAAACATATGTTAATGGTATCTGACTTATTAGATCAGTCACACATTTCTCATCTCACACAAGAAAAAAATGGGACAGCTTATAATGTCAAAAAACGTTTTGATCGTGGTGAACAAAAACTGCTACTTGGCATGGGATCTTTCTGGGAAGGTGTTGATTTTTTCCATGCTGATCGTATGATTGAGGTCATCACTCGTCTTCCTTTTGATAATCCGCAAGACTTATTTGTAAAACGGATGAATACCTATTTAATTGATCAAGGCAAAAAACCCTTTAATGACTATTTCTTGCCAATGACCCTCTTAAAATTAAAACAGGCTATTGGTCGCACCATGAGAAGGGAAAATCAGAAGTCTGCGGTCCTGATTTTAGATAATCGTATTCTGACGCAACATTATGGACAATTTATCTATGATAGTCTGCATGAAGAATTTCTGACAACTTACGAAAATTTTGACAATTCTATGGTTGAAATGAGCCAATTTCTGATATAA
- a CDS encoding pyridoxal phosphate-dependent aminotransferase has translation MTKLSKRVLEMNESITQAAGARAKALKAEGRDILSLTLGEPDFVTPKNICQKAISSIENGKASFYTIASGMPELKKAIATYMENYYGYSVTNNHILAATGAKFVLYAFFMAVLNPEDEVIIPTPYWVSYADQVEMAEGVPVFVDCQESNHFKVTVEQLETARTEKTKVLLINSPSNPTGMIYEKEELQAIGDWAVEHDILILADDIYGRLVYNGNHFTPISSLSESIRNQTITVNGVAKTYSMTGWRVGFAVGNPEIISAMSKIIGQTTSNLTTAAQYAAIEAFTGDQSAVEEMRLAFEERLNTIYPLLNQVPGFNAVKPQGAFYLFPNVSNAMEMTGFTDVTAFTDAILEEVGVAMVTGAGFGSPQNIRLSYATDMETLKEAIRRLNAFMDKHTLDSFKK, from the coding sequence ATGACAAAGTTATCTAAACGTGTTTTAGAAATGAATGAAAGTATCACTCAAGCAGCAGGTGCTCGTGCGAAGGCCTTAAAAGCGGAAGGACGTGATATTTTAAGTTTGACTTTAGGTGAACCTGATTTTGTGACACCCAAAAATATTTGTCAAAAAGCTATTTCATCCATCGAAAATGGGAAAGCAAGTTTTTATACGATTGCTAGTGGGATGCCTGAGTTAAAAAAAGCTATTGCCACCTATATGGAAAATTATTATGGTTATTCTGTTACAAATAACCACATTTTAGCAGCAACGGGTGCAAAGTTTGTGCTCTATGCTTTTTTTATGGCCGTTTTGAATCCTGAAGATGAGGTTATTATTCCGACTCCTTATTGGGTTTCCTATGCAGATCAAGTTGAAATGGCTGAAGGTGTTCCTGTTTTTGTTGACTGTCAAGAATCAAATCATTTTAAGGTTACAGTTGAGCAGTTAGAAACAGCTCGTACTGAGAAGACCAAAGTTCTCTTAATCAATTCCCCCTCAAATCCAACTGGTATGATATATGAAAAAGAAGAATTACAAGCAATTGGAGACTGGGCTGTTGAGCATGATATCCTGATTCTGGCTGATGATATATATGGTCGCTTGGTTTATAATGGGAATCATTTCACACCAATCTCAAGTTTATCAGAAAGTATCCGCAATCAAACCATCACTGTTAATGGGGTTGCTAAAACCTATTCAATGACAGGTTGGCGCGTGGGATTTGCTGTTGGTAACCCAGAAATCATTTCAGCAATGTCCAAAATTATTGGTCAAACAACCTCTAATTTAACCACTGCTGCTCAATATGCTGCCATTGAAGCTTTTACTGGAGATCAAAGTGCAGTGGAGGAAATGCGACTTGCTTTTGAAGAACGCTTAAATACGATTTATCCATTGCTAAACCAAGTCCCTGGTTTTAATGCTGTTAAACCACAAGGAGCATTTTATCTATTTCCAAATGTCTCTAATGCTATGGAAATGACTGGTTTTACAGATGTTACAGCTTTTACAGATGCTATTTTAGAAGAGGTTGGTGTGGCAATGGTAACAGGAGCAGGCTTTGGCTCCCCTCAAAATATCCGTTTAAGTTATGCAACTGATATGGAAACCTTAAAAGAAGCTATTCGTCGATTAAATGCTTTTATGGATAAACACACATTGGATAGCTTTAAAAAATAA
- the asnS gene encoding asparagine--tRNA ligase, which yields MSTELIAIKNVNKHVGEEITIGAWVANKSGKGKLAFLQLRDGTAFFQAVAFKPNFIEKFGEEVGAEKFDTIKRLSQETSVKVSGIVKEDDRSKFGYELDITDLEVIGESVEYPITPKEHGTDFLMDNRHLWLRSRKQMAIMQIRNAIIYATYEFFDQNGFIKFDSPILSGNAAEDSTELFETDYFGTPAYLSQSGQLYLEAGAMALGRVFDFGPVFRAEKSKTRRHLTEFWMMDAEYSFLNHDESLDLQEAYVKALIQGVIDRAPQALEILERDVDALKRYIAEPFKRVSYDDAISLLQEHEADEDTDYEHLEHGDDFGSPHETWISNYFGVPTFVVNYPASFKAFYMKPVPGNPERVLCADLLAPEGYGEIIGGSMREDDYEALSAKMDALGMDKSEYEFYLDLRKYGSVPHGGFGIGIERMVTFVAGTKHIREAIPFPRMLHRIKP from the coding sequence ATGTCTACTGAATTAATTGCAATCAAAAACGTTAACAAACATGTTGGTGAGGAAATTACCATTGGTGCCTGGGTTGCCAATAAATCAGGGAAAGGTAAATTAGCCTTCTTACAATTACGTGATGGGACTGCCTTTTTCCAAGCTGTTGCCTTTAAACCAAATTTTATTGAAAAGTTTGGTGAAGAAGTTGGAGCAGAAAAATTTGATACTATCAAACGCTTAAGTCAAGAAACATCTGTTAAAGTAAGCGGAATTGTCAAGGAAGATGATCGTTCAAAATTTGGTTACGAATTGGATATCACAGACTTGGAAGTTATCGGTGAATCAGTAGAATATCCTATTACACCAAAAGAACACGGAACGGATTTCTTGATGGACAATCGTCATCTGTGGTTACGTTCGCGCAAACAAATGGCTATCATGCAAATTCGTAATGCCATTATTTACGCTACTTATGAATTCTTTGATCAAAACGGCTTTATTAAGTTTGATAGCCCAATTTTATCGGGTAATGCAGCAGAAGATTCGACTGAGCTCTTTGAAACGGATTATTTTGGAACACCGGCTTATTTAAGTCAATCCGGTCAATTGTATCTTGAAGCTGGAGCTATGGCTTTAGGTCGTGTATTTGACTTTGGTCCTGTTTTTAGAGCTGAAAAATCAAAAACCCGTCGTCATTTGACAGAATTTTGGATGATGGATGCTGAATATTCCTTCTTAAATCATGACGAATCCTTGGACCTTCAAGAAGCTTATGTTAAAGCTTTAATCCAAGGGGTTATTGATCGCGCCCCTCAAGCACTTGAGATTTTAGAACGTGATGTCGATGCTCTCAAACGTTATATTGCAGAACCATTTAAACGCGTTTCTTATGATGATGCGATTTCACTTCTACAAGAACATGAAGCTGATGAAGATACTGATTATGAACATTTAGAACACGGCGATGATTTCGGTTCTCCGCACGAAACATGGATTTCAAATTATTTTGGAGTACCAACATTTGTCGTTAATTATCCAGCAAGCTTTAAAGCCTTCTATATGAAGCCAGTACCTGGAAATCCTGAACGTGTTTTATGTGCCGATTTACTTGCACCAGAAGGTTACGGCGAAATTATTGGTGGTTCTATGCGTGAAGATGATTACGAAGCACTTTCTGCAAAAATGGATGCTTTAGGTATGGATAAATCTGAATACGAATTTTATCTTGATTTACGTAAATACGGCTCTGTTCCACATGGTGGATTTGGAATTGGTATTGAACGTATGGTAACATTTGTTGCGGGAACAAAACATATTCGTGAAGCTATTCCATTCCCACGTATGTTACACCGTATTAAACCATAA
- the rapZ gene encoding RNase adapter RapZ, producing the protein MSQKKIDLVIVTGMSGAGKTVAIQSFEDLGYFTIDNMPPTLVPKFLEIIEQNNDNKRVALVVDMRSRTFFKEITLILDQIEQNFAIDFRILFLDATDNELVSRYKETRRSHPLAADGRVMDGIKLERELLAPLKSMSQNVVDTSDLTPRQLRQVITEQFSSDSNSVSFRVEVMSFGFKYGIPLDADLVFDVRFLPNPYYLPELREKTGLDQEVYDYVMKYQESNDFYKHLVELILPILPGYQKEGKSLLTIAIGCTGGQHRSVAFAHRLAETVKKDWPVNESHRDKDKRKETVNRS; encoded by the coding sequence ATGTCACAAAAAAAAATTGATCTTGTTATCGTTACAGGGATGAGTGGAGCAGGTAAGACAGTTGCTATCCAATCTTTCGAAGATTTGGGTTATTTTACCATTGATAATATGCCTCCAACTTTAGTTCCAAAATTTTTAGAAATTATTGAACAAAATAATGATAATAAGCGTGTTGCACTAGTTGTGGATATGCGAAGTCGTACTTTCTTTAAGGAAATTACCCTTATTCTAGATCAGATTGAACAAAATTTTGCTATTGATTTTAGAATACTTTTCTTAGATGCAACAGATAATGAACTTGTATCACGTTATAAAGAAACCAGAAGAAGCCACCCGCTCGCTGCTGATGGTCGAGTGATGGATGGTATCAAGTTAGAGCGGGAATTATTAGCTCCCCTTAAGAGTATGAGTCAAAATGTTGTCGATACATCAGATTTAACACCAAGACAACTCAGACAAGTTATCACTGAACAATTTTCAAGTGATTCTAATTCAGTATCGTTCCGAGTTGAAGTGATGAGTTTTGGCTTTAAATATGGAATACCTCTAGATGCCGATTTGGTTTTTGATGTCCGTTTCCTACCAAATCCTTATTATCTTCCTGAATTGAGGGAAAAAACAGGATTGGATCAGGAAGTCTATGATTATGTGATGAAGTATCAGGAATCAAATGATTTTTACAAACACTTGGTGGAACTGATTTTACCAATTCTGCCAGGTTACCAAAAAGAAGGAAAGTCCTTACTAACCATTGCAATTGGTTGTACAGGAGGACAACATCGAAGCGTAGCTTTTGCCCATAGACTAGCCGAAACTGTTAAGAAAGATTGGCCTGTCAATGAAAGCCATCGCGATAAAGACAAACGTAAGGAAACTGTAAATCGATCATGA